The Pseudomonas sp. TH06 genome has a window encoding:
- the qhpC gene encoding quinohemoprotein amine dehydrogenase subunit gamma, with amino-acid sequence MKHLKAINNKALKLDQAAEENRIEEVVAMSSVAGCASTTDPGWEIDAFGGVSSLCQPMEADLYGCSDPCWWPAQVPDMMSTYPDWNKDAQASNDNWRNLGTVFPKDK; translated from the coding sequence ATGAAACATCTCAAGGCAATCAATAACAAAGCGTTGAAGCTCGATCAGGCTGCGGAGGAAAACCGCATCGAAGAAGTGGTGGCGATGAGTTCGGTGGCGGGCTGCGCTTCGACCACTGACCCGGGTTGGGAAATCGATGCTTTCGGCGGGGTGTCGTCGCTGTGCCAGCCGATGGAGGCTGACCTTTATGGCTGCTCCGACCCGTGCTGGTGGCCGGCGCAGGTGCCGGACATGATGAGCACCTACCCGGACTGGAACAAGGATGCCCAGGCGTCCAACGACAACTGGCGCAACCTTGGCACGGTCTTCCCGAAAGACAAATGA